The following are from one region of the Vitis riparia cultivar Riparia Gloire de Montpellier isolate 1030 chromosome 14, EGFV_Vit.rip_1.0, whole genome shotgun sequence genome:
- the LOC117931352 gene encoding protein CLP1 homolog → MASSSAIRQVKLEKECELRVEVSENAPLRLRLLNGTAEIFGTEIPPEIWLSFPPRLKFAVFTWYGATIEMDGITETDYTADETPMISYVNVHAVLEGRRNRAKASSSGDTEASQGPRVIVVGPVDSGKSTLSRMLLSWSAKQGWKPTFVDLDIGQGSITIPGCIAATPIEMPIDPVDGIPLEMPLVYFYGHTTPSVNVELYKVLVKELARTLERQFSGNAESRAAGMVINTMGWIEGVGYELILHAIDTFNANVVLVSGQEKLCSMLKDVLKNKPNVDVVKLQKSGGVVSRGAKFRQKARSYRIREYFYGLSNDLAPYSNVSNFSDLFVYRIGGGPQAPRSALPIGAEPAADPLRLVRVNINRDMLHLVLAVSFAKEADQIVSSNVAGFIYVTDIDIQREKITYLAPSAGELPSRFLIVGTLTWLES, encoded by the exons ATGGCGTCCTCGTCGGCGATAAGGCAGGTGAAGCTCGAAAAAGAGTGCGAGCTCAGGGTTGAAGTCAGTGAGAACGCTCCTCTCCGTCTCCGGCTTCTCAACGGGACCGCTGAGATTTTCGGCACCGAGATTCCTCCCGAAATCTGGCTCTCCTTCCCTCCTAGACTCAAGTTCGCT GTTTTTACTTGGTATGGAGCCACAATTGAAATGGATGGTATTACAGAAACTGATTATACCGCCGATGAg ACACCCATGATCAGTTATGTTAATGTGCATGCTGTTCTGGAAGGACGAAGAAATCGTGCCAAAGCCTCTTCATCTGGTGATACTGAAGCTTCTCAg GGCCCAAGGGTGATTGTTGTTGGACCTGTAGATTCCGGAAAGAGTACACTGTCAAGGATGCTTCTTAGTTGGTCTGCTAAGCAGGGTTGGAAGCCTACTTTTGTGGACTTGGACATTGGCCAAGGATCTATAACCATTCCTGGATGTATTGCTGCTACCCCAATTGAAATGCCAATTGATCCAGTGGATGGAATTCCTCTTGAAATGCCTCTTGTTTATTTCTATGGCCACACAACTCCTAG TGTCAATGTAGAGTTATACAAAGTGCTTGTGAAGGAGCTTGCTCGAACACTGGAGAGGCAGTTCTCCGGAAATGCTGAATCTCGAGCTGCTGGCATGGTGATCAATACCATGGGATGGATAGAAGGTGTTGGTTATGAG TTGATTCTCCATGCTATAGATACATTCAATGCCAATGTTGTTTTGGTTTCGGGTCAG GAAAAACTTTGCAGCATGCTTAAAGATGTGCTAAAGAACAAACCTAATGTGGATGTTGTGAAACTTCAAAAGTCAGGTGGTGTTGTATCCAGGGGTGCAAAATTCCGTCAAAAGGCCAGGAGCTACAGGATAAGG GAATACTTTTATGGCCTTTCAAATGATCTTGCACCATACTCCAATGTTTCAAATTTCAGCGATTTATTTGTCTATCGTATCGGCGGTGGCCCCCAAGCACCACGATCAGCTTTGCCAATCGGTGCAGAGCCTGCAGCAGATCCTTTGAGATTGGTTCGAGTGAATATCAATAGGGATATGCTCCATTTAGTTCTTGCTGTTTCTTTTGCTAAAGAAGCTGATCAAATTGTTTCAAG TAATGTTGCTGGATTCATCTATGTCACTGACATTGACATCCAGAG GGAGAAAATTACATACCTTGCACCATCGGCGGGTGAACTTCCTAGCAGATTCTTGATTGTAGGGACCTTGACATGGCTTGAAAGCTGA
- the LOC117929708 gene encoding protein arginine methyltransferase NDUFAF7 homolog, mitochondrial-like isoform X2 produces MEEVLTNPKAGFYINRDVFGTEGDFITSPEVSQMFGEMIGVWVMCLWEQMGQPSKVNLVELGPGRGTLMADLLRGTSKFKNFIESLQIHMVECSPTLQKLQHKNLKCVDEDSHNGNVDKRTISMLTGTPVSWHAALEQVPSGLPTIIIAHEFYDALPVHQFQRASRGWCEKMIDVAEDSSFRFVLSPQSTPAKLYLMERCKWAGAEEIAKLDQIEVCPKAIELTHTIAKRISSDGGGALVIDYGLDGIVSDSLQAIRKHKFVNILDNPGSADLSAYVDFASIRHSAEEASDDVIVHGPITQSQFLGSLGINFRVEALLKNCTDEQAESLRTGYWRLVGEGEAPFWEGSDDQVPIGMGTRYLVMAIVNKKQGIPVSFQ; encoded by the exons ATGGAAGAAGTTTTGACAAACCCAAAGGCTGGATTCTATATTAACCGGGATGTGTTTGGAACAGAAGGTGATTTCATCACCTCTCCTGAAGTGAGCCAGATGTTTGGGGAG ATGATTGGTGTTTGGGTTATGTGTCTGTGGGAGCAAATGGGTCAACCAAGTAAAGTGAACCTAGTTGAGTTGGGTCCTGGACGAGGAACTCTCATGGCTGATCTTCTTCGT GGTACATCTAAGTTCAAAAACTTCATAGAATCATTGCAAATACATATGGTTGAATGCAGTCCGACATTACAGAAGCTTCAGCACAAGAACTTGAAATGTGTGGATGAAGACAGTCACAATGGAAATGTTGACAAAAGGACTATTAGCATGTTGACTGGAACTCCTGTCTCATGGCATGCTGCATTGGAGCAGGTTCCATCTGGAT TGCCAACAATCATTATTGCCCATGAGTTTTATGATGCTCTACCAGTTCATCAATTTCAG AGGGCTTCTCGTGGTTGGTGTGAGAAAATGATTGATGTTGCTGAAGATTCATC GTTTCGTTTTGTTCTATCTCCACAGTCTACACCTGCAAAACTCTATTTGATGGAACGTTGCAAGTGGGCTGGGGCTGAAGAAATAGCAAAGCTTGATCAGATCGAGGTTTGCCCAAAGGCAATAGAGTTAACTCATACAATTGCTAAGAGAATAAGCTCTGATGGAGGTGGGGCGCTTGTAATTGATTATGGCCTGGATGGAATTGTCTCAGATAGTCTTCAG GCAATTCGGAAACATAAGTTTGTCAACATATTGGATAATCCTGGGTCTGCTGATCTCAGTGCATATGTTGATTTTGCATCCATCAGGCATTCTGCTGAAGAAGCTTCAG ACGATGTGATTGTCCATGGGCCCATTACCCAGTCTCAGTTTCTTGGTTCTCTTGGGATAAATTTCCGAGTTGAAGCACTACTAAAGAATTGCACAGATGAACAGGCAGAATCTCTGAGGACTGGATATTGGCGTTTGGTTGGCGAAGGTGAAGCCCCATTCTGGGAGGGATCTGATGATCAGGTGCCCATAGGGATGGGGACTCGGTATTTGGTAATGGCTATTGTGAACAAGAAACAAGGCATTCCAGTTTCATTTCAATAG
- the LOC117929631 gene encoding probable RNA 3'-terminal phosphate cyclase-like protein, which yields MAKATYMKLKGSQNLRLRLLLATLSATPVLIDDIRHDDTWPGLRPYEVSLLRLFEKICDDCVVEINETGTKLKYKPGIIMGGKNLVHDCGVGRSIGYFLEPLIVLGLFGKKPLSITLKGITNDSKDPSVDTFQSTTLSILKRFGVPSEGLKLTIRNRAPPPHGGGEVELKIPIVQNSLTAVTWIDEGMVKRIRGLTFTSRVSSQFEHTMRYAARGIFNRLLPDVHISTYHSKTGKSPGYGISVVAETTSGCFISADTAVSYGRGEESGEDKDEENNELMPPEEVGEQIASVLLGEIEQGGVVDSTHQGLLFLLCALCPQDVSKIRVGKLSPNGIETLRHIRDFLGVKFVIKPDPSTETVILKCVGCGLKNLSRKIS from the exons ATGGCGAAGGCAACGTACATGAAGCTGAAGGGAAGCCAGAACCTCAGGCTTCGTCTTCTCCTCGCTACTCTTTCTGCGACGCCGGTGCTTATCGACGACATCCGTCATGACGACACATGGCCCGGCCTCCGCCCCTACGAGGTCTCTCTTCTCCGCTTGTTCGAGAAAATTTGCGATGATTGTGTCGTCGAAATCAACGAAACCG GCACAAAATTGAAGTATAAGCCAGGCATTATCATGGGTGGGAAAAATCTTGTGCATGATTGTGGTGTTGGTCGGTCCATTGGTTATTTCTTGGAGCCATTGATTGTGCTTGGTTTGTTTGGGAAGAAGCCCCTGTCCATTACGCTCAAAG GAATTACAAATGATTCCAAGGACCCATCTGTTGATACTTTCCAGTCTACCACCTTATCCATCTTAAAGCGTTTTGGAGTTCCTTCAGAAGGATTGAAGCTCACAATTAGGAATCGTGCACCTCCTCCTCATGGTGGTGGCGAAGTTGAATTGAAGATTCCTATTGTTCAAAATAGTCTAACA GCAGTCACATGGATTGATGAGGGAATGGTTAAGAGGATTAGAGGACTAACATTCACATCCAGAGTATCTTCTCAGTTTGAACATACCATGAGATATGCAGCTCGTGGAATCTTTAATCGCTTACTTCCAGATGTCCACATATCTACTTATCATTCAAAAACTGGAAA ATCACCAGGCTATGGAATTTCAGTGGTTGCAGAAACTACTTCAGGTTGCTTCATCTCTGCTGATACTGCAGTTTCTTATGGACGAGGAGAAGAATCAGGTGAAGATAAAGATGAAGAGAATAATGAACTAATGCCTCCAGAAGAAGTCGGTGAGCAAATTGCTTCTGTTCTGCTTGGGGAGATTGAGCAAGGAGGAGTCGTAGATTCAACACACCAG GGTCTGTTGTTTCTCCTTTGTGCATTATGCCCACAAGATGTTTCAAAGATTCGTGTAGGAAAGCTCTCACCAAATGGAATCGAAACACTGCGACACATCAGAGATTTTCTAGGTGTTAAGTTTGTCATTAAGCCTGATCCATCGACCGAGACGGTCATACTCAAATGTGTGGGATGTGGATTGAAGAACCTATCCAGAAAGATATCATGA
- the LOC117929708 gene encoding protein arginine methyltransferase NDUFAF7 homolog, mitochondrial-like isoform X1 — MMRKLLLQTSALRRLSTAHSLPSLLTSSSRRCSSSSSSKTTSPQPPITSLEHLDDGPSQATSKISIDRSALYNPPEHSHEPSSDSELVKHLKGIIKFRGGPISVAEYMEEVLTNPKAGFYINRDVFGTEGDFITSPEVSQMFGEMIGVWVMCLWEQMGQPSKVNLVELGPGRGTLMADLLRGTSKFKNFIESLQIHMVECSPTLQKLQHKNLKCVDEDSHNGNVDKRTISMLTGTPVSWHAALEQVPSGLPTIIIAHEFYDALPVHQFQRASRGWCEKMIDVAEDSSFRFVLSPQSTPAKLYLMERCKWAGAEEIAKLDQIEVCPKAIELTHTIAKRISSDGGGALVIDYGLDGIVSDSLQAIRKHKFVNILDNPGSADLSAYVDFASIRHSAEEASDDVIVHGPITQSQFLGSLGINFRVEALLKNCTDEQAESLRTGYWRLVGEGEAPFWEGSDDQVPIGMGTRYLVMAIVNKKQGIPVSFQ, encoded by the exons ATGATGAGAAAATTACTACTCCAGACCTCGGCTCTACGTCGCCTCTCCACTGCCCACTCCCTCCCATCTCTTCTCACCTCTTCTTCTCGAcgatgttcttcttcttcttcttccaagaCGACGTCGCCTCAACCCCCCATCACTTCTCTCGAACACTTGGACGACGGACCCAGTCAAGCTACTTCCAAAATCTCCATCGATCGCTCCGCTCTGTACAACCCCCCAG AGCATTCCCATGAACCCTCCTCGGATTCCGAGCTCGTTAAGCACCTGAAAGGCATTATCAAG ttCCGCGGTGGGCCAATCTCAGTAGCTGAGTACATGGAAGAAGTTTTGACAAACCCAAAGGCTGGATTCTATATTAACCGGGATGTGTTTGGAACAGAAGGTGATTTCATCACCTCTCCTGAAGTGAGCCAGATGTTTGGGGAG ATGATTGGTGTTTGGGTTATGTGTCTGTGGGAGCAAATGGGTCAACCAAGTAAAGTGAACCTAGTTGAGTTGGGTCCTGGACGAGGAACTCTCATGGCTGATCTTCTTCGT GGTACATCTAAGTTCAAAAACTTCATAGAATCATTGCAAATACATATGGTTGAATGCAGTCCGACATTACAGAAGCTTCAGCACAAGAACTTGAAATGTGTGGATGAAGACAGTCACAATGGAAATGTTGACAAAAGGACTATTAGCATGTTGACTGGAACTCCTGTCTCATGGCATGCTGCATTGGAGCAGGTTCCATCTGGAT TGCCAACAATCATTATTGCCCATGAGTTTTATGATGCTCTACCAGTTCATCAATTTCAG AGGGCTTCTCGTGGTTGGTGTGAGAAAATGATTGATGTTGCTGAAGATTCATC GTTTCGTTTTGTTCTATCTCCACAGTCTACACCTGCAAAACTCTATTTGATGGAACGTTGCAAGTGGGCTGGGGCTGAAGAAATAGCAAAGCTTGATCAGATCGAGGTTTGCCCAAAGGCAATAGAGTTAACTCATACAATTGCTAAGAGAATAAGCTCTGATGGAGGTGGGGCGCTTGTAATTGATTATGGCCTGGATGGAATTGTCTCAGATAGTCTTCAG GCAATTCGGAAACATAAGTTTGTCAACATATTGGATAATCCTGGGTCTGCTGATCTCAGTGCATATGTTGATTTTGCATCCATCAGGCATTCTGCTGAAGAAGCTTCAG ACGATGTGATTGTCCATGGGCCCATTACCCAGTCTCAGTTTCTTGGTTCTCTTGGGATAAATTTCCGAGTTGAAGCACTACTAAAGAATTGCACAGATGAACAGGCAGAATCTCTGAGGACTGGATATTGGCGTTTGGTTGGCGAAGGTGAAGCCCCATTCTGGGAGGGATCTGATGATCAGGTGCCCATAGGGATGGGGACTCGGTATTTGGTAATGGCTATTGTGAACAAGAAACAAGGCATTCCAGTTTCATTTCAATAG